In Flavivirga abyssicola, the following are encoded in one genomic region:
- a CDS encoding ABC transporter permease, which translates to MKQSITLGKVTKFMGLGFLSTLKDLFTGKLEKEGYMNFLRKVAVPLASILLFIGLWHVGAKSLYNREANFKIEKALTDQGLAAAEAMRECIASGDISCQPNTLPSPGQVWDSYKSLLRDHNIISADKAAFIEKTATLNAKRIAEGKAPITYTGRPSFIDQIIMSLKTVFAGFLLALIIAIPIGILIGLSPTLKSAFNWFIQIFKPVSPVVWYLLVFMIVKTILIDSNGDSSFIISFISVGLCSMWATLVNTAMGVSSVDKDYINVAKVLKLGPFQKVFKVILPSSLPLIFTGLKITLSVAWMVLIAIELLAQSPGLGLFVWEEFQNGANDSNSKIIVAMFVIGIIGFLLDRIMLTIQNAVSFNKNEAI; encoded by the coding sequence ATGAAGCAAAGCATAACATTAGGAAAAGTAACCAAATTTATGGGGTTAGGTTTTTTAAGCACTTTAAAAGACCTGTTTACTGGGAAGCTGGAAAAGGAAGGTTATATGAACTTCTTACGTAAAGTAGCCGTACCACTTGCTTCCATACTTTTATTTATTGGACTATGGCATGTAGGCGCTAAGTCGCTATACAATAGAGAAGCAAATTTTAAAATTGAAAAAGCACTTACAGATCAAGGGCTTGCAGCTGCAGAGGCAATGCGAGAGTGTATTGCTTCTGGTGATATAAGTTGTCAACCTAATACCTTACCATCACCTGGTCAGGTTTGGGACTCTTATAAATCATTATTGAGAGATCATAATATAATTAGTGCAGATAAAGCAGCATTTATAGAAAAGACAGCCACTTTAAATGCTAAGCGAATTGCAGAAGGAAAAGCTCCGATAACCTATACAGGTAGACCGTCTTTTATAGACCAAATTATTATGAGTTTAAAAACGGTATTTGCGGGATTTCTATTAGCGTTAATAATAGCTATTCCAATAGGGATTCTTATAGGATTAAGCCCAACTTTGAAAAGCGCTTTTAACTGGTTTATTCAAATTTTTAAACCTGTATCTCCGGTTGTATGGTATCTATTGGTATTTATGATCGTTAAAACTATTTTAATAGATTCCAATGGAGATAGCTCATTCATCATTTCATTTATAAGTGTAGGATTATGTTCTATGTGGGCCACTTTGGTAAATACAGCTATGGGTGTATCATCAGTAGATAAAGATTATATAAATGTCGCCAAAGTATTGAAGTTAGGGCCTTTTCAAAAGGTATTTAAAGTGATTTTACCATCATCATTACCTTTAATATTTACAGGTTTAAAAATTACATTATCTGTAGCCTGGATGGTTTTAATTGCGATTGAATTGTTGGCACAAAGCCCAGGTTTAGGACTCTTTGTTTGGGAAGAATTTCAAAATGGTGCCAATGACTCAAATTCTAAAATTATAGTAGCTATGTTTGTTATAGGAATCATAGGTTTTTTATTAGACCGAATTATGCTTACTATTCAAAATGCGGTATCATTTAATAAAAATGAGGCAATTTAA
- a CDS encoding CmpA/NrtA family ABC transporter substrate-binding protein, which produces MKSIIKKSSWILPVVVLLCSCGSKEKKQTLAENVTAEASKTKTLEIEKPQLTFGFIKLTDMAPLAIAKEKGFFEDEGLFVSVEAQSNWKNVLDRVIDGQLDGSHMLAGQPIAAAAGFGRQAKLVTPFSMDLNGNGITVSNDVWSKMKPNVPKDTDGKPIHPIKADALKPVIQDYKNSGKAFKMGMVFPVSTHNYEIRYWLAAAGIHPGMYTAENVQGQIDAEVLLSVTPPPQMPATLEAGTIYGYCVGEPWNQQAVFKGIGVPVTTNYDIWKNNPEKVFVMTKKFIDENPNTAIAVTKALIRAGKWLDEPGNRAEAVKILSMSQYVGADEAVLANSMTGTFEFEKGDKREMPDFNVFYKYNATYPFYSDGIWFLTQMRRWGQIPEAKPAEWYAETIKDVYRPDIWKQAAELLVEEGHIPAADIPNTDGYKPATTDFIDGTTYDAKDPISYINSFAIGNKDKAVQ; this is translated from the coding sequence ATGAAATCTATAATTAAAAAGTCATCTTGGATTCTACCAGTAGTAGTTTTGCTATGCTCTTGCGGTAGTAAGGAAAAAAAGCAAACTTTAGCTGAAAACGTAACAGCTGAAGCTTCAAAAACAAAAACCCTTGAAATTGAAAAGCCACAATTAACATTTGGTTTTATAAAATTAACAGATATGGCGCCTTTGGCCATTGCTAAAGAAAAAGGATTCTTTGAAGATGAAGGGCTATTTGTTTCTGTGGAAGCACAATCTAACTGGAAAAATGTATTAGACCGTGTTATTGATGGGCAGTTAGACGGTTCTCATATGTTAGCTGGACAACCTATTGCAGCTGCTGCAGGTTTTGGTAGACAAGCAAAATTAGTAACACCTTTCTCAATGGATCTTAATGGTAATGGTATTACCGTTTCAAACGATGTGTGGTCTAAAATGAAGCCAAACGTACCAAAAGATACAGATGGAAAACCAATACATCCTATTAAAGCAGATGCTTTAAAACCAGTAATTCAAGATTATAAAAACTCAGGAAAAGCCTTTAAAATGGGGATGGTATTTCCGGTTTCTACACATAACTACGAAATTAGATATTGGCTGGCAGCAGCAGGCATTCATCCAGGTATGTATACTGCTGAAAACGTACAAGGACAAATAGATGCAGAAGTTTTATTGTCTGTAACACCACCACCACAAATGCCAGCAACACTAGAAGCAGGTACTATTTATGGATACTGTGTTGGAGAACCATGGAATCAACAAGCTGTATTTAAGGGTATTGGAGTACCAGTAACTACAAATTATGACATTTGGAAAAACAACCCAGAGAAAGTATTTGTAATGACTAAGAAATTTATTGATGAAAATCCAAATACGGCTATTGCTGTAACAAAAGCACTAATAAGAGCAGGAAAATGGTTAGATGAGCCAGGAAATAGAGCAGAGGCTGTTAAAATATTATCTATGTCTCAATATGTTGGTGCAGATGAAGCTGTATTAGCAAACTCTATGACAGGAACGTTTGAGTTTGAAAAAGGAGATAAACGTGAGATGCCGGATTTCAATGTATTCTACAAGTACAATGCAACCTATCCGTTTTATTCTGATGGTATCTGGTTTTTAACTCAAATGAGAAGATGGGGGCAAATACCTGAAGCTAAACCAGCCGAGTGGTATGCAGAAACTATTAAAGATGTGTACAGACCGGATATTTGGAAACAAGCTGCCGAACTATTAGTTGAAGAAGGACATATTCCAGCTGCGGATATCCCAAATACAGATGGTTATAAACCTGCTACAACAGATTTTATAGACGGAACAACGTATGATGCTAAAGATCCGATTTCATATATCAATAGTTTCGCTATAGGAAACAAGGATAAAGCAGTACAGTAA
- a CDS encoding globin family protein, which yields MESTTITLVQESFEKVRPIAPTAAKIFYEKLFDLDPQLKPLFPSDEDAMKTQGNKLMSMLGAAVAGLSNLDALIPILKDLGKRHTEYKVEAFHYTTVGEALLGTLEVGLGDDFTPEVKDAWASVYGTMSKVMIEAAY from the coding sequence ATGGAATCAACAACCATCACTCTAGTTCAAGAATCATTTGAAAAAGTAAGACCCATAGCCCCAACTGCTGCAAAAATATTTTACGAAAAACTTTTTGATTTAGATCCACAACTAAAACCATTATTTCCGAGTGATGAAGATGCTATGAAAACACAAGGAAACAAATTGATGAGCATGCTTGGTGCAGCTGTAGCTGGCTTGAGTAACTTGGATGCATTAATTCCTATTTTAAAAGATTTAGGAAAAAGACATACAGAATATAAAGTAGAAGCTTTTCATTACACTACCGTAGGTGAAGCATTATTAGGAACTCTTGAAGTTGGTTTGGGAGACGATTTTACTCCTGAAGTAAAAGATGCATGGGCAAGTGTATATGGTACAATGTCTAAAGTCATGATTGAAGCTGCTTATTAA
- a CDS encoding ferredoxin--NADP reductase, with amino-acid sequence MKLLIKDIIRETDDAISLCFKNGNFFKKLKYKPGQFLTIHVPIDTVVHKRAYSFSSNPYTDKDLKITIKRVEKGLVSNFVHDNLHVGDKLVVDNPAGSFYVEPASKQKKQYILFAGGSGITPMFSIIKSVLTEEKDSNILLIYANQSMESIIFHDEIKALENKYPNNFSIEHIISSNKEDNNNYYAGLVTHKLLNKIFSKHLLAYDDHTYMICGPFGYMEKIKELLKDNGVTREKIMIEVFKAPVVKVSGKDLLSDVTLKVEGEAHQIQVRGDKSILEQAMSESIVIPYSCRAGMCSSCRAKCISGEVMMTEGHLLPDSDVENGDILTCISYPVSEKVVIEI; translated from the coding sequence ATGAAACTACTAATAAAAGATATAATTAGAGAAACCGATGATGCTATCAGTTTGTGTTTCAAGAATGGAAACTTTTTCAAAAAATTAAAGTATAAGCCAGGACAATTTTTAACCATTCATGTTCCTATTGATACGGTTGTGCATAAACGAGCTTATTCATTTAGTAGTAATCCGTACACCGATAAAGATTTAAAAATTACTATAAAACGTGTCGAGAAAGGACTGGTTTCAAACTTTGTTCATGATAATCTTCATGTAGGAGATAAGTTAGTTGTTGATAACCCTGCAGGTTCTTTTTATGTAGAACCAGCCAGTAAACAAAAAAAGCAATATATATTATTTGCAGGAGGTAGTGGAATTACCCCCATGTTTTCTATTATAAAATCAGTTTTAACAGAAGAAAAGGATTCCAATATATTATTGATTTACGCAAATCAAAGCATGGAGTCTATTATTTTTCATGATGAAATAAAAGCATTAGAAAACAAGTACCCTAATAATTTTTCTATAGAGCATATTATTTCTTCAAATAAGGAAGATAATAACAACTACTATGCAGGTTTAGTAACACATAAATTATTAAATAAAATATTTTCTAAACATTTATTGGCTTATGATGATCATACCTATATGATTTGTGGTCCTTTTGGTTATATGGAGAAAATAAAAGAGCTCTTAAAAGATAATGGTGTTACCAGAGAAAAAATTATGATCGAAGTTTTTAAAGCTCCAGTAGTAAAAGTTTCTGGTAAAGATCTTTTGAGTGATGTGACTTTAAAAGTTGAAGGAGAAGCCCATCAGATACAAGTAAGGGGGGACAAATCCATATTAGAGCAAGCTATGTCAGAAAGTATTGTTATTCCATATTCATGTAGAGCAGGCATGTGCTCTTCTTGTAGAGCAAAATGTATTTCGGGAGAAGTTATGATGACTGAAGGACATTTGCTGCCAGATAGCGATGTGGAAAACGGAGACATTCTCACTTGTATTAGTTATCCTGTAAGTGAGAAAGTTGTAATTGAAATATAA
- a CDS encoding cytochrome c3 family protein, translated as MFKVSPLRKRQFLGGVIGVIMGTSIFYILTLNSTEAYISIGPMNTGHQELSCFSCHADAKGNLLQQVQSNISHTFGARDKSVDFGTKDVTVDNCLQCHDRANDRHPTHRFSEPRFKKAVKHIDATTCITCHTEHQEERVSVASINYCINCHQDLEVENDPLDISHKNLIAKEEWFTCIQCHDFHGNHKYDVPEKLSDTIPMKSIQNYFEGGADPYGTNKKYTALSQEAWLKTLDK; from the coding sequence ATGTTTAAGGTAAGTCCATTACGAAAAAGACAATTTTTAGGAGGGGTTATAGGTGTTATTATGGGAACTTCCATATTTTATATCTTAACTTTAAATAGCACTGAAGCATACATATCAATTGGCCCGATGAATACAGGACATCAAGAACTTTCCTGTTTTTCATGCCACGCAGATGCTAAAGGAAATTTACTGCAACAAGTACAGTCTAATATATCGCATACTTTTGGGGCAAGAGATAAAAGTGTAGATTTTGGAACTAAAGATGTTACTGTAGATAACTGCCTGCAATGTCATGACAGGGCCAATGATAGACATCCAACCCATCGATTTTCCGAACCAAGATTTAAAAAAGCGGTAAAACATATTGATGCGACCACTTGCATTACTTGCCATACAGAGCATCAAGAGGAACGCGTATCTGTAGCTTCAATTAATTACTGCATTAATTGCCACCAGGATTTAGAGGTAGAAAACGACCCATTAGACATATCTCATAAAAACCTAATTGCAAAAGAAGAATGGTTTACCTGTATACAATGTCATGATTTTCATGGTAACCACAAATATGATGTTCCTGAAAAACTATCAGATACCATTCCTATGAAATCTATTCAAAACTATTTTGAAGGTGGGGCAGACCCTTATGGAACAAATAAAAAATACACGGCTTTATCCCAAGAGGCTTGGTTAAAGACTTTAGATAAATAA
- a CDS encoding Crp/Fnr family transcriptional regulator, whose amino-acid sequence MQSTFKSIKEVKQRANPLSGLACNLCDNTNCLIKKNLSTLESSNFTNKKNNIKCKKGQQFIIEGAPVNGLFFILKGTVKVFRTGINGREQIVRFAKEGEIIGHRGFGTEEYYSIGAIALQDTVLCYFSKNDLQEALLENPKFTYDMMLFYADELNRSENKVKSISQMTVRERVIDTLLYIHRKFGHLKGFLNLPLSRREYADYAGTTEEQVIRAFSALKKEKLIIAKGKKIGISNIPLLKKEISEHNYFLDS is encoded by the coding sequence ATGCAGTCAACGTTTAAAAGCATAAAAGAGGTAAAACAGAGAGCAAATCCGTTGTCTGGTTTAGCGTGCAATTTATGTGATAATACGAACTGTTTAATCAAAAAGAACCTGTCTACTTTAGAAAGCTCTAATTTCACGAATAAAAAGAACAATATCAAGTGTAAAAAAGGGCAGCAGTTCATCATTGAAGGCGCTCCCGTAAATGGCTTATTTTTTATTTTAAAAGGTACTGTAAAAGTCTTTCGAACAGGTATTAATGGAAGAGAACAAATCGTAAGGTTTGCCAAAGAAGGAGAAATTATCGGTCATCGTGGTTTTGGAACTGAAGAATACTATTCTATAGGTGCTATTGCATTGCAAGACACAGTTTTGTGTTATTTTTCAAAGAACGATTTACAAGAAGCGTTACTCGAAAACCCTAAGTTCACTTACGATATGATGCTATTTTATGCAGATGAGCTTAATAGAAGTGAAAATAAAGTAAAATCCATTTCGCAAATGACTGTTCGAGAACGTGTTATTGATACCTTGTTATATATCCACCGAAAATTTGGCCATTTAAAAGGCTTTTTAAACTTACCTTTAAGCCGGAGAGAGTATGCCGACTATGCTGGAACTACAGAAGAACAGGTTATTCGTGCATTTTCTGCACTTAAAAAGGAAAAGCTTATTATAGCAAAAGGAAAGAAGATTGGTATAAGCAATATTCCACTACTTAAAAAAGAGATTAGCGAGCATAATTACTTCTTGGACAGCTAG
- a CDS encoding c-type heme family protein codes for MKIIYKTILPLTCIILVSCGGVPEEKSETTSIENAFSVEDVLEMVAKENDVTRTLYTKAIVGKGKKQGMKFDEDWRKDDVEAGPLPALFLRGVATSIRKNPVPLGLYLGSDFPVNAANKFEGKQADLFKQIKKDQKPQFFYDEEQKLHTAMFADLASAGACVSCHNEHPQTTKSDWKLGDVMGATTWQYPKDSLTYKETIAVLNSYAKGTVDIYMEYLDEIKAFKESEKPEIGKKWPAEGNYLPTAEVFLDSVKKLASYETMKHLVAAK; via the coding sequence ATGAAGATTATTTACAAAACCATATTACCATTAACATGTATCATTTTAGTTTCATGTGGTGGAGTTCCAGAAGAAAAATCAGAAACAACAAGTATAGAAAATGCCTTTTCTGTAGAAGACGTATTAGAAATGGTAGCTAAAGAGAATGATGTTACAAGAACACTCTATACAAAAGCCATAGTAGGTAAAGGTAAAAAACAAGGAATGAAGTTTGACGAAGACTGGAGAAAGGACGATGTAGAAGCAGGACCATTACCAGCATTATTTTTAAGAGGTGTAGCCACGAGTATTAGAAAGAACCCCGTGCCTTTAGGCTTGTATTTGGGATCTGATTTTCCGGTAAATGCAGCCAATAAATTTGAAGGAAAGCAGGCGGATTTATTTAAACAAATTAAAAAGGATCAAAAACCACAATTTTTCTATGACGAAGAGCAAAAACTGCATACTGCAATGTTTGCAGATTTAGCCAGTGCAGGAGCTTGTGTAAGTTGTCATAATGAACATCCTCAGACAACAAAATCAGATTGGAAATTAGGAGATGTTATGGGAGCTACGACATGGCAATACCCAAAAGATTCATTAACATACAAAGAAACTATAGCGGTTTTAAACTCTTATGCTAAGGGGACTGTAGATATATACATGGAATATTTGGATGAAATTAAAGCCTTTAAGGAAAGTGAAAAGCCGGAAATAGGCAAAAAATGGCCAGCAGAAGGAAATTATTTGCCAACAGCCGAAGTTTTTCTTGATAGTGTTAAAAAGTTAGCATCTTATGAGACTATGAAACATCTTGTAGCAGCGAAATAA
- the ccsA gene encoding cytochrome c biogenesis protein produces the protein MQKLYKFFSSSSLALLLLLVFAIAMAAATFVENDFGTATAWVAIYDAWWFEVVLLGLAISFFANIFKYKLFQKEKWATLLFHVAFIVIILGAAITRYASYGGIMRIREGASSNIVISDTNFLTATITDGTNTKAIKEKLSFSPINDNDFTLKTSFNDKPISISYNNFIADAIPEVVHDETLGEPLLEMVVTVGNGRNTIYLKKGEIEKIGKHQHEIGFNSNKEGIINIVEKDGAFSIKTPHDLDFFIMSSQQAGKVSKDNLQAITLRTLYRDGDISFVPLVYYEKGKFQLKSVSEKPKDNDKTKDDALIVNVSVDGKEQPVNILYREGFLPTHHDLEINDIRVILSYGAAAIQTPFSIQLDDFQLERYPGSSSPSAYASEVTILDNDTKTPFRIFMNNVLDYQGYRFFQASYDTDEKGTVLSVNHDRIGTFVTYLGYLLMMIGMFFTLFGKTSRFKFINKKLKQLKKKSVTTACLLLFGLTSIFAQIPTDSLMTVVEKAIESQEIDKGHANFFGRLLVQDLDGRIKPINTLASEFLRKISRKSKFTYPLAGKKIVLDANQTFLAMHMLPQIWQRVPIIKADFKKTGTLFDSTPKGKNNLIAFTNLLDEKGDYLLTNQVEDANKKKPSERNEFDKEVLKIDERFNILYNVFIGNYLKIFPNKNDSNNTWFSYTHHFKDFPEEDAQFAQTIVPSYFKDITTRNYEGAHEKLMYIKKYQDVLGAEVIPTPERIEAELWYNKANINFWLFQVFFTLGFILLILAIVRMFSQKKWVEVLNNTFIVLTLISFLCFTGNILLRWYVAQHAPWSNGYEMLIFVAWVLVLCGLFTFRKSDFSLPLSTLFSGALLFVSYLDWLSPEITNLMPVLKSYWLKIHVATIVSSYAPLALSAILGLMALLLLIFKTPKTKTIIDIKIKELTYINEIAMTIGLFVLAVGTFLGGIWANESWGRYWAWDPKETWALISIIVYAIVLHLRFIPKLNNMYVLNVASMFAFWSIIMTSFGVNYYLSGLHSYAAGDPLPIPVFVYVLAVFMIVVAVVAAFRNKAKQEVSEK, from the coding sequence ATGCAAAAATTATATAAATTTTTTTCATCTTCTAGTTTAGCATTATTACTACTTTTAGTTTTTGCAATTGCTATGGCTGCTGCTACTTTTGTAGAAAACGATTTTGGTACGGCGACCGCATGGGTTGCTATTTATGATGCTTGGTGGTTTGAAGTCGTTTTGTTAGGATTAGCCATTTCTTTTTTTGCTAATATTTTTAAATATAAGTTATTCCAAAAAGAAAAATGGGCTACTTTATTGTTTCATGTCGCATTTATTGTCATAATATTAGGAGCAGCCATTACAAGATACGCCTCTTATGGAGGCATCATGAGGATTAGAGAAGGAGCGTCCTCTAATATTGTTATTTCAGATACTAATTTTTTAACAGCTACCATAACCGATGGTACGAATACTAAAGCGATAAAAGAAAAACTATCATTTTCGCCTATAAACGATAATGACTTTACTTTAAAAACAAGTTTTAATGATAAGCCGATAAGCATTTCATACAACAATTTTATTGCCGATGCTATTCCCGAAGTCGTCCATGATGAAACTTTAGGTGAACCACTTTTAGAAATGGTTGTAACGGTTGGCAACGGGAGAAATACAATATATCTTAAGAAAGGAGAAATTGAAAAAATTGGAAAACATCAACATGAAATAGGGTTTAATTCCAATAAAGAAGGTATTATTAATATTGTAGAAAAGGATGGAGCATTTAGTATTAAAACACCACACGATTTAGACTTTTTTATCATGTCATCACAACAGGCAGGAAAGGTTTCTAAAGATAACTTACAAGCTATTACTTTAAGAACGTTGTATAGAGATGGCGATATTTCTTTTGTACCATTAGTCTACTATGAAAAGGGGAAATTTCAATTAAAAAGCGTTTCAGAGAAGCCTAAGGATAATGATAAAACGAAAGATGATGCTTTAATTGTAAATGTGTCTGTTGATGGTAAAGAACAACCTGTAAATATCTTATACAGAGAGGGTTTTTTACCAACACATCATGATTTAGAAATTAATGATATAAGAGTTATTCTTTCCTATGGAGCGGCCGCTATTCAAACCCCTTTTTCAATTCAATTAGATGATTTTCAGTTAGAAAGGTATCCAGGATCTTCAAGTCCTTCTGCTTACGCCAGTGAAGTCACTATTTTAGATAACGATACAAAGACACCCTTTAGAATTTTTATGAATAATGTGTTGGATTATCAAGGTTATCGCTTTTTTCAGGCAAGTTATGATACCGATGAAAAAGGAACAGTACTTTCTGTAAACCATGATAGAATAGGAACTTTTGTTACGTATTTAGGGTATTTGTTAATGATGATTGGTATGTTTTTTACGCTTTTTGGAAAAACATCACGTTTTAAATTCATCAATAAAAAACTAAAACAGTTAAAGAAAAAGTCTGTTACTACAGCATGTCTGCTTCTTTTTGGTTTGACCAGTATATTTGCGCAAATACCAACAGACTCACTAATGACTGTTGTTGAAAAAGCTATTGAAAGTCAGGAAATAGATAAAGGTCATGCCAATTTTTTTGGAAGACTCTTGGTTCAGGATTTAGATGGACGTATAAAACCAATAAATACCTTAGCATCCGAGTTTCTAAGAAAAATTTCCAGAAAGTCTAAATTTACATATCCGCTGGCCGGTAAAAAAATAGTACTTGATGCCAATCAGACCTTTTTAGCCATGCACATGTTGCCACAAATATGGCAACGCGTACCCATTATAAAGGCAGATTTTAAGAAAACAGGAACCTTATTTGATAGTACCCCTAAAGGAAAAAATAACTTAATAGCATTCACCAATTTATTAGATGAAAAAGGAGATTATCTTTTAACGAATCAAGTTGAAGACGCTAATAAAAAGAAACCATCAGAACGTAATGAATTTGATAAGGAAGTTTTAAAAATAGATGAGCGTTTTAATATTCTTTACAATGTTTTTATAGGCAATTACCTGAAAATTTTCCCAAATAAAAACGATTCTAATAATACCTGGTTTAGCTATACACACCATTTTAAAGATTTTCCTGAGGAAGATGCTCAATTTGCCCAAACAATTGTGCCGTCGTATTTTAAAGATATTACGACTAGAAACTATGAAGGTGCCCATGAAAAACTCATGTATATTAAAAAATACCAAGACGTTTTAGGAGCTGAGGTTATACCAACACCAGAGCGCATTGAAGCAGAGTTATGGTATAATAAGGCTAATATCAATTTTTGGTTGTTTCAAGTGTTTTTTACGCTAGGCTTTATCTTGCTAATTTTGGCCATAGTTAGAATGTTTTCCCAGAAAAAATGGGTAGAAGTTTTAAATAATACATTTATTGTTTTAACATTAATTTCCTTTTTATGTTTTACGGGAAATATTCTTTTACGTTGGTATGTTGCGCAGCATGCACCCTGGAGTAACGGTTATGAAATGTTAATTTTTGTAGCATGGGTATTAGTATTATGCGGATTATTTACATTTAGGAAATCTGATTTTTCACTACCTCTATCCACTTTGTTTTCTGGGGCTTTATTATTTGTAAGCTATCTAGATTGGTTAAGTCCGGAAATCACCAATTTAATGCCTGTATTAAAGTCGTATTGGCTAAAAATTCATGTGGCTACCATAGTAAGTAGTTATGCACCTTTAGCGCTATCGGCCATTCTTGGTCTTATGGCTTTATTATTATTGATTTTTAAAACACCGAAGACAAAAACCATCATAGACATTAAAATTAAAGAGCTTACTTATATAAATGAAATAGCCATGACAATTGGTTTATTCGTATTGGCTGTAGGTACTTTTTTAGGAGGTATCTGGGCGAATGAATCCTGGGGACGTTATTGGGCGTGGGATCCTAAAGAAACCTGGGCGTTAATAAGTATTATTGTATATGCTATTGTTTTACATTTACGTTTTATTCCGAAATTAAATAATATGTATGTGCTTAACGTCGCCAGTATGTTTGCTTTTTGGTCTATTATAATGACATCTTTTGGAGTTAATTATTATTTATCTGGTTTGCATAGTTATGCAGCGGGTGATCCTCTGCCTATTCCAGTGTTTGTTTATGTACTGGCTGTTTTTATGATAGTTGTTGCTGTTGTAGCTGCTTTTAGGAATAAAGCTAAGCAGGAAGTTTCTGAAAAATAA